In the Leptospira limi genome, one interval contains:
- a CDS encoding bactofilin family protein: MAIGKDSINSVIGPGSIFEGKFYIAGSLRIDGKFEGDIKTEDALVIGETGKVKTNISAREVIVSGTLIGNIKAENEVKLEGTGRMLGDITAPYLELQKGVVAKGNITITGGQKKDVRKIVEESFGGIKSLDSKD, translated from the coding sequence ATGGCAATAGGTAAGGATTCCATCAACAGCGTTATCGGACCAGGGTCGATATTTGAAGGTAAATTTTATATCGCAGGTTCACTTAGAATCGATGGAAAATTCGAAGGTGATATCAAAACAGAAGACGCTCTCGTCATTGGAGAGACTGGAAAGGTCAAAACCAATATCAGTGCAAGAGAAGTCATTGTCTCCGGAACCCTCATTGGCAATATCAAAGCCGAAAACGAAGTGAAATTAGAAGGGACAGGACGTATGTTAGGTGACATCACTGCTCCTTATTTAGAACTTCAAAAAGGTGTCGTTGCAAAAGGAAACATCACAATCACTGGCGGACAGAAAAAAGACGTTCGTAAGATTGTGGAAGAATCTTTTGGCGGAATCAAATCTTTAGATTCAAAGGACTAA
- a CDS encoding M23 family metallopeptidase, translating into MLLRSPEKSTIGKHVLRWGNINVIQVSPGKYFYNLQSQSSVLHGTIDLNRKRYRILPLLGFSFLLAFLLSVIVDKQTYEESLMEKEFLSMSTEVEENDTKDKEAKLADEKYLQETEDKKMAILRSAELDKLADNKNKKLKVTQYKVKKNESLSDIARRFKVSVESIAGSSGINPEVSLIAGQILNIPNKHGLMYKLKKGDTLAKVADYYKVKIDDIYAENQLEDYDLFKSGQKVFLPGAVIPDTGPVWRIPVSSKVITSGWGTRSYPQYKFHMALDLRANYESVYAARKGKVTYSGWMGGYGNAIILSHDDNYQTLYAHNSKLYVKEGDYVSAGKIISRSGCTGYCFGPHLHFEVIKDGKNINPTKLIKGFSYK; encoded by the coding sequence ATGCTACTTCGTTCACCTGAAAAGTCTACGATCGGCAAGCATGTGTTACGTTGGGGAAACATAAACGTCATCCAAGTTTCCCCAGGTAAGTATTTTTATAACCTACAATCGCAATCGAGTGTTTTACACGGCACTATTGATCTCAACCGCAAACGGTATCGTATCTTACCCCTACTCGGTTTTTCGTTTTTATTAGCGTTTTTACTCTCCGTCATTGTCGACAAACAAACTTACGAAGAAAGTTTGATGGAAAAAGAATTCCTCAGTATGTCCACTGAGGTAGAAGAAAATGATACAAAAGACAAGGAAGCAAAACTAGCGGACGAAAAATACTTACAAGAAACCGAAGATAAAAAAATGGCGATCCTTCGGTCAGCGGAACTCGACAAACTCGCAGACAACAAAAATAAAAAACTAAAAGTCACTCAATACAAAGTCAAAAAAAATGAATCCTTATCTGATATTGCACGTCGGTTTAAGGTATCTGTTGAATCCATTGCAGGAAGTTCTGGCATCAATCCAGAAGTATCTCTCATAGCAGGCCAAATTCTAAACATTCCAAACAAACACGGCCTAATGTACAAACTAAAAAAAGGGGATACACTGGCAAAAGTAGCAGACTATTATAAAGTCAAAATTGATGACATTTATGCAGAAAACCAATTAGAAGATTATGATTTATTTAAGTCTGGACAAAAGGTATTTTTACCAGGCGCCGTGATCCCAGATACTGGCCCAGTTTGGAGGATCCCCGTGTCTTCCAAAGTCATCACTTCTGGTTGGGGAACCCGTTCCTACCCACAATATAAATTCCATATGGCACTTGACTTACGTGCCAATTACGAATCCGTCTATGCCGCAAGAAAAGGAAAAGTCACCTACTCTGGTTGGATGGGTGGATATGGAAATGCCATCATCTTATCTCATGACGACAACTACCAAACGTTATATGCTCACAATTCCAAACTTTATGTGAAAGAAGGTGATTATGTGAGTGCCGGAAAAATCATTTCTCGTTCGGGATGTACGGGGTATTGTTTTGGTCCTCATTTACATTTTGAAGTCATCAAAGACGGAAAAAACATCAATCCTACAAAACTCATCAAAGGATTTTCATACAAATGA
- a CDS encoding Crp/Fnr family transcriptional regulator gives MNVEHLRKYITEVRIDHFAQGTKVFSEGEECNGKMYFVFSGLLQVYKRKTTGEEQYVRDIKPGEFFGEMALVFPSPRAASIVAAAEDTKVGIITKDIFMGMGKESPGFLSVILHSIINRLTAVEDSISEKQKELHILINGIHQKENETTNTETVTMTEDNTQDSEPVEGETGELKT, from the coding sequence ATGAATGTAGAACACCTCCGTAAATACATCACTGAAGTGCGCATTGACCATTTTGCCCAAGGAACAAAAGTATTTTCTGAAGGGGAAGAATGTAACGGTAAAATGTATTTTGTTTTTTCTGGTTTGTTACAGGTGTACAAACGGAAAACGACTGGCGAAGAACAATATGTAAGAGATATCAAACCTGGCGAATTTTTTGGTGAGATGGCACTCGTATTCCCTTCTCCAAGAGCAGCATCCATTGTAGCAGCAGCAGAGGATACAAAAGTTGGAATCATTACCAAAGATATTTTTATGGGAATGGGAAAAGAAAGCCCTGGGTTTTTATCAGTGATCCTTCACAGTATTATCAATCGACTAACTGCCGTAGAAGATTCGATCTCTGAAAAACAAAAAGAATTGCATATACTAATCAATGGAATCCACCAAAAAGAGAACGAAACAACGAACACAGAAACTGTCACAATGACTGAGGACAACACACAGGATTCTGAACCGGTTGAAGGAGAAACAGGAGAACTAAAGACTTAA
- a CDS encoding alpha/beta hydrolase, protein MKTIKTNQFQSSSKKGDLVITSFGIQKRISTTILICLAVSLSFLVSCAPKIGEQINKRLVDPFDETKTINVHFVTTRREMGAKDRCDGNSFGFITDINPHFGICIVNVPAKHIIGDISLDNDQDKNTFFQFKGRVNTDDREFLSKLKSSASEEVLVFVHGFNVNFDEAVLRAGQMKYDLKFPGEVVVYSWPAGADAGILGQVMVKSTYDLNFTEAKINREPFANFLKSISSIGKKIHLMVHSMGHQVVLPSLASLSKSGKKQFLSELILNAPDFDKNEFELILSDLNNTAERITLYCSPGDNALVASQKVNGGPRAGMCFKYTGVDVINVNEVDDPVLGVGGLGHGYYSSRPILTDIYQVLLGVSVEKRLFIRKSGPKNGENFVLRK, encoded by the coding sequence ATGAAAACTATCAAAACGAACCAGTTCCAATCCTCTTCCAAAAAAGGTGATCTCGTAATCACATCCTTTGGTATACAAAAGAGAATTTCCACAACCATATTGATTTGTTTGGCAGTTTCTTTATCTTTTCTCGTTTCCTGTGCACCAAAAATTGGAGAACAAATCAACAAACGATTGGTTGATCCCTTTGATGAGACAAAAACTATTAACGTTCATTTTGTTACAACAAGAAGGGAAATGGGAGCCAAAGATCGTTGTGATGGGAATAGTTTTGGTTTCATTACCGATATAAACCCACATTTTGGGATTTGTATCGTAAACGTCCCCGCAAAACATATCATTGGTGATATTTCCTTGGATAATGACCAAGATAAAAACACATTTTTCCAATTCAAAGGCCGAGTGAATACAGATGACAGAGAATTTTTATCCAAGTTAAAATCATCTGCCAGTGAAGAAGTATTAGTTTTTGTTCATGGATTTAATGTCAATTTTGATGAAGCAGTATTACGAGCTGGACAAATGAAATATGACCTCAAATTCCCTGGGGAAGTCGTTGTGTATTCATGGCCTGCTGGTGCTGACGCTGGAATACTTGGACAGGTGATGGTGAAATCAACCTATGATTTGAACTTTACAGAAGCAAAAATCAATCGTGAACCATTTGCTAATTTTCTAAAATCCATATCCTCCATTGGAAAAAAAATCCATTTAATGGTTCATAGTATGGGCCACCAAGTGGTTTTACCTTCCCTTGCCTCTCTTTCCAAATCAGGAAAAAAACAATTTCTTTCGGAACTCATCCTCAATGCCCCTGACTTCGACAAAAACGAATTTGAACTCATCTTATCTGATTTAAACAATACTGCAGAAAGGATCACCTTGTATTGTTCTCCAGGAGACAATGCATTAGTTGCCTCTCAAAAAGTGAATGGTGGTCCAAGAGCTGGCATGTGTTTTAAATATACTGGAGTGGATGTGATCAATGTAAACGAAGTGGATGACCCAGTGCTTGGAGTGGGTGGACTTGGCCATGGATATTATTCATCAAGGCCAATTCTCACAGACATCTACCAAGTGTTACTTGGTGTATCTGTTGAAAAACGCCTCTTTATCCGTAAATCAGGACCCAAAAATGGGGAAAACTTTGTTTTACGA
- a CDS encoding penicillin-binding protein 1A, translating into MKQEPVGLFEKYFIIWFRIVTERIWTGDKKVKNTFLAILGFGVLNVFLLTGSIKDFFRLDEAAVYDIPSTLYGLNDKGEYEPIAEYYKFSRIPVKLEELKPESTDYSADNRHKVIQCFLSTEDNSFYSHNGIDLKGIARAFVVNLMAGRVKEGASTITQQVARLKFLSIERSIARKAREAWLAILLELVYPKDKILEVYLNEIPLGHGTIGVGAASRFYFRKEVQDVTWGEAAILASLTTRPTQFSPIVNPVSSMNKVRVVFRKLVENGRMTVADAEKEFASLEEYYTNLNRSPNDSAFSDRLNRFPYVTEYIRKNLIRSIGSSRLYNGGLKIYSTIQIRHQEEAEKALLPALQRQTIESNQRAFRNIDAFDDLYGSGYSLIADLYDLPEFKFKISKIERTFSSAYQEDIRDEFYALNLLVGDDYLGDTLDKNFTSQSTKDHLLPVEGSLIAIRPETGYITALVGGSGFRSDNQQIRPFQAFRQPGSAFKPILYAAAMDYSGKNPDPEKNVTPATLFADSPLQYLMEDGDEWAPENYSSEYSGFILLRKALEQSKNSVAVRVLEQVGLSNLMDSLRGLLQLQGRDIPYNFSVSLGSFELTPYELTRAYAALASGGKTVNPISVLYVEDNAGKVIKDFRKDYEDVERKQIISKEAAFLITSMMKDVVEEGTGRGVLSYGLGRKAYGKTGTTNNFRDAWFVGYTPELVTSVWFGYDVGTISLGRGMTGGKLSAPVWGRFMARALEKEPAKEFPWLAEVKITKRTVCRMSGKLPGGQCHDLLEEYFIPQTVPKDVCNDHGSAWNVVESKPQPQSTQIVVEKKKQDTKVEKKPTQGKPPKRKNSVFSGDEEIDY; encoded by the coding sequence ATGAAACAAGAACCCGTTGGGCTCTTTGAAAAGTATTTTATCATTTGGTTTCGAATCGTTACAGAAAGGATTTGGACAGGAGACAAAAAAGTTAAGAACACCTTCCTTGCCATTTTGGGTTTTGGGGTTCTGAATGTATTTTTACTAACTGGTTCCATTAAAGATTTTTTTCGTCTCGATGAGGCTGCCGTATACGATATCCCTTCCACCTTATATGGGCTAAACGATAAAGGGGAATACGAACCCATTGCCGAGTATTATAAATTCTCTCGTATCCCAGTTAAATTAGAAGAACTAAAACCAGAGTCCACTGACTATTCCGCTGATAACCGTCACAAAGTGATTCAATGTTTTTTATCCACCGAGGACAATTCGTTTTATTCTCACAACGGGATAGATCTCAAAGGGATAGCCAGGGCTTTTGTGGTAAACCTCATGGCGGGTCGTGTGAAAGAAGGTGCATCCACCATCACCCAACAGGTCGCAAGGCTTAAGTTTTTATCCATTGAACGTTCCATCGCAAGAAAAGCACGTGAAGCATGGCTTGCCATTTTACTCGAACTTGTTTACCCAAAAGACAAAATTCTGGAAGTGTATTTAAACGAAATCCCACTCGGGCATGGAACCATTGGTGTAGGTGCTGCTTCCAGGTTTTACTTTCGTAAAGAAGTACAAGATGTAACTTGGGGAGAAGCTGCCATCCTTGCAAGCCTAACCACAAGACCCACTCAGTTTAGCCCCATTGTCAACCCAGTATCCAGTATGAACAAAGTGCGAGTTGTTTTTCGCAAACTTGTTGAAAACGGAAGGATGACTGTTGCCGATGCCGAAAAAGAATTTGCGAGCTTAGAAGAATATTATACAAACCTAAATCGTTCTCCCAATGATTCTGCATTTTCAGACAGACTCAATCGTTTTCCCTATGTCACAGAATACATCCGCAAAAACCTAATTCGCTCGATTGGTTCCAGTCGGTTGTACAATGGTGGACTCAAAATATATTCCACGATCCAAATCCGCCACCAAGAAGAAGCAGAAAAAGCCCTCCTCCCTGCATTACAAAGGCAAACGATTGAATCCAACCAACGTGCTTTTCGTAACATTGATGCCTTTGATGATTTGTATGGAAGTGGTTATTCTTTAATCGCTGATTTGTATGACTTACCCGAATTTAAATTTAAAATATCTAAAATAGAACGTACTTTTTCCTCTGCTTACCAAGAGGACATTCGTGATGAATTTTACGCCCTGAATTTACTTGTAGGTGATGACTATCTAGGTGATACCCTCGACAAAAATTTCACATCGCAAAGTACAAAGGACCATTTACTCCCTGTCGAAGGATCACTCATTGCCATTCGCCCAGAGACTGGTTACATCACAGCACTTGTTGGTGGATCAGGTTTTCGTTCTGACAACCAACAAATCCGTCCATTCCAAGCCTTTCGCCAACCAGGTTCCGCCTTCAAACCAATCTTGTATGCGGCAGCAATGGACTATTCTGGGAAAAACCCAGACCCAGAAAAAAATGTAACACCTGCTACACTCTTTGCAGATTCTCCTTTACAATACCTAATGGAAGATGGAGATGAGTGGGCTCCCGAAAATTACAGTAGTGAATACTCTGGGTTTATTTTATTACGAAAGGCATTAGAACAATCAAAAAACTCAGTTGCTGTGCGGGTCTTAGAACAAGTGGGACTTTCCAATTTGATGGATAGCCTCCGAGGTTTATTACAATTACAAGGAAGGGACATCCCTTACAACTTCAGTGTTTCCCTTGGATCCTTTGAACTCACTCCCTATGAACTCACACGAGCTTATGCTGCCCTCGCCTCTGGTGGAAAAACTGTGAACCCCATCTCTGTTTTGTATGTAGAAGACAATGCAGGAAAAGTCATTAAAGACTTTCGCAAAGACTACGAAGATGTGGAACGAAAACAAATCATTTCCAAAGAGGCTGCCTTTCTCATCACTTCCATGATGAAAGATGTTGTGGAAGAAGGAACAGGACGAGGTGTCCTCTCTTATGGACTTGGCCGAAAAGCCTACGGAAAAACCGGGACCACAAACAATTTTAGGGATGCTTGGTTTGTGGGTTATACCCCAGAACTTGTCACCTCGGTATGGTTTGGTTATGATGTGGGAACCATTTCACTCGGGCGTGGGATGACTGGAGGAAAACTATCGGCTCCTGTATGGGGAAGGTTTATGGCAAGAGCCTTGGAAAAAGAACCAGCCAAAGAATTCCCTTGGCTCGCGGAAGTGAAAATCACAAAACGAACTGTCTGCCGAATGTCTGGAAAACTCCCTGGTGGCCAATGCCATGACCTACTGGAAGAATATTTCATCCCCCAAACGGTTCCAAAAGACGTTTGTAACGACCATGGATCCGCGTGGAATGTTGTGGAATCCAAACCACAACCCCAATCCACCCAAATTGTCGTGGAGAAGAAAAAACAAGACACCAAAGTGGAGAAAAAACCCACACAAGGCAAACCTCCGAAACGAAAAAACTCAGTCTTTAGCGGAGATGAGGAAATTGATTACTAA
- a CDS encoding zinc dependent phospholipase C family protein: MAGKITHIEALSQVKKHLEHGNATQRKIANLLSRPDVASYANLGAVAPDIFYFYHVLQPKRTKKAAFFGDLAHHHNVAELILSFLDQVYDTEMGLYRDRFLAFTLGYICHCVVDIQTHPYIFYISGDYYNNDKKISYQAQVNHMKVEFGLDTLLINHRWGMSAREYDFPQYIDIRHRTVGIKNKMDPVLWNFWLQSLKETFPKEFQTSYIGSEKKIIPGDILNESYLGFYRFTSTLDSRSAFMRGLVSVVDALTFHKYNASVLMLPTIEAINPKIMNDEKREWFYPADPNRKFNDSFIDLLNQASQASKEILTRAYEYSFSPESRSKILDSLGGYNLDTGLRYHGIDHMKEFSPLV; this comes from the coding sequence ATGGCAGGAAAGATCACACATATTGAAGCACTCTCCCAAGTGAAAAAACACTTGGAACATGGCAATGCCACTCAAAGGAAAATTGCCAATTTACTCTCTAGGCCTGATGTGGCATCGTACGCCAACTTAGGTGCAGTTGCCCCTGATATCTTTTATTTCTACCATGTCTTACAACCCAAACGTACAAAAAAAGCTGCGTTTTTTGGTGACCTTGCCCACCACCACAATGTGGCAGAACTCATCTTAAGTTTCCTTGACCAAGTGTACGACACCGAAATGGGTTTGTACCGGGACAGGTTCCTTGCCTTTACGCTTGGTTATATTTGCCATTGTGTTGTGGATATCCAAACCCATCCCTATATCTTTTATATCTCTGGTGATTACTATAACAACGATAAGAAGATTTCCTACCAAGCCCAAGTAAACCATATGAAAGTGGAATTTGGTTTGGATACCTTACTCATCAACCACCGTTGGGGAATGAGTGCAAGGGAATATGATTTTCCACAATACATTGATATCCGCCACCGAACCGTTGGAATCAAAAATAAAATGGATCCAGTCCTTTGGAACTTTTGGTTGCAGTCCTTAAAAGAAACGTTTCCAAAAGAATTCCAAACTTCTTACATTGGGTCTGAAAAAAAAATCATCCCAGGGGACATCTTAAATGAATCCTATCTTGGATTTTACCGTTTCACTTCCACACTTGATTCCCGTAGTGCTTTTATGCGAGGACTTGTGAGTGTAGTGGATGCACTTACCTTCCATAAATACAATGCCTCTGTTCTGATGTTACCAACAATTGAGGCGATCAATCCGAAGATCATGAACGACGAAAAAAGAGAATGGTTTTACCCAGCTGATCCCAATCGTAAGTTCAATGATTCTTTCATTGATTTACTGAACCAAGCAAGCCAAGCAAGTAAGGAAATTTTAACCAGAGCCTATGAATATAGTTTTTCACCTGAGAGCCGTTCTAAGATTCTGGATTCACTTGGTGGTTATAATTTAGATACTGGCCTTCGATACCACGGAATTGATCACATGAAGGAATTTTCCCCACTCGTATAG
- a CDS encoding diaminopimelate decarboxylase yields the protein MTSIEKLKFLKEDQVRTFAKEFGTPLFVYSEKEIEQKCDDTLAFPNAFGLQVRYAMKANPNSNILQIMKKKGILIDASSEHEVVRALHFGFSPESIMLTSQEFPKAFAELIGKGVKFNACSLRQLELFGQTFPGKSVSIRFNPGLGSGHTKKTDVGGVTSSFGIWHEKLDEVKTIVNKYNLIVEKVHTHIGSGSDPEVWKAVAKYTLEYAESFPSVTVVSLGGGYKVGRMEDEKTTDLQKIGAPVKIQFEEFAEKHGRKLILEIEPGTYLIALCGALLTTVDDKVDTGKNGFQFLKLDTGMDSNTRPSLYGARHPLITVKKDGGTPQSNKEYVVVGHCCESGDVFTQKEGGEPITRLMGEAEIGDYVVMEATGAYCSSMSTKNYNSFPETQEVLIRKDGTPKLIRKKEPVLEIFRNEILVVE from the coding sequence ATGACATCAATCGAAAAACTAAAGTTTTTGAAAGAAGACCAAGTGCGAACTTTTGCAAAAGAATTTGGTACCCCTCTCTTTGTCTATTCTGAGAAAGAAATTGAACAAAAATGCGATGACACATTGGCATTTCCGAATGCATTCGGGTTACAAGTCCGTTATGCCATGAAGGCAAATCCCAATTCCAATATCTTACAAATCATGAAAAAAAAAGGCATCCTCATTGATGCTTCCTCAGAACATGAAGTGGTACGTGCCCTCCATTTTGGATTTTCTCCAGAGTCCATCATGCTCACTTCCCAAGAATTTCCAAAAGCATTTGCAGAACTCATCGGAAAGGGTGTGAAGTTTAATGCCTGTTCACTCCGCCAATTGGAACTTTTTGGCCAAACCTTCCCAGGAAAATCGGTATCCATTCGTTTTAACCCAGGCCTTGGTTCTGGTCATACCAAAAAAACCGATGTGGGTGGAGTTACTTCTTCCTTCGGAATATGGCATGAAAAACTAGATGAAGTCAAAACAATCGTAAACAAATACAACCTCATCGTTGAAAAAGTCCATACACATATTGGATCGGGAAGTGATCCTGAAGTTTGGAAAGCTGTTGCCAAGTATACACTCGAATATGCAGAAAGTTTCCCATCTGTCACTGTAGTGAGTCTTGGTGGTGGATACAAAGTGGGTCGCATGGAAGATGAAAAAACAACCGACTTACAAAAGATAGGTGCTCCAGTTAAAATCCAATTTGAAGAATTTGCCGAGAAACATGGTAGAAAACTGATATTAGAAATTGAACCAGGCACTTACCTCATAGCACTTTGTGGGGCACTTCTCACCACTGTGGATGACAAAGTTGACACGGGAAAAAATGGATTCCAGTTTTTAAAATTGGATACTGGTATGGATTCTAATACACGGCCATCACTCTATGGTGCACGCCATCCCCTCATTACTGTTAAAAAAGATGGTGGAACTCCTCAGTCTAACAAAGAGTATGTTGTCGTTGGCCATTGTTGTGAATCTGGAGATGTTTTCACTCAAAAAGAAGGTGGGGAACCGATCACAAGGCTTATGGGTGAGGCAGAAATTGGTGATTATGTAGTGATGGAAGCAACCGGAGCATACTGTTCTAGTATGTCTACGAAGAACTACAATAGTTTTCCTGAGACACAAGAAGTGTTGATCCGAAAAGATGGAACACCAAAACTCATCCGTAAAAAAGAACCTGTGTTGGAAATTTTCCGAAATGAAATATTAGTGGTGGAATGA
- a CDS encoding IspD/TarI family cytidylyltransferase — MNNLYAILLAGGTGSRMGSDVPKQFLKLRGESLLRHSVKRFQRFGLLKSITIVSHPDWVLETEKELEDLLAPNDRIVEGGETRHLSTLNGIQSISYDEKDLFFIHDVARPNFKQNELYQLVEQTKIFGGASLVCPVTESLVRVKLHQNYSQEPLKREEVYAVKTPQAVAGFMLKELLMDSLPNNSKHHPTDLCTWMGERRVGIVETDFHNTKVTSPGDLVLADSLYIND; from the coding sequence ATGAACAACTTATATGCGATCCTGCTTGCCGGTGGAACGGGGAGCAGGATGGGATCTGATGTTCCTAAACAATTTTTAAAACTAAGGGGTGAATCACTCCTTAGGCATTCGGTCAAACGATTCCAACGGTTTGGACTTCTCAAATCCATTACTATTGTGTCCCACCCCGATTGGGTTTTGGAGACAGAAAAAGAGTTAGAAGATTTACTCGCACCTAACGACCGTATAGTGGAAGGAGGAGAAACGAGGCACCTTTCTACTTTAAATGGAATTCAATCGATTTCTTATGATGAGAAAGATTTATTCTTTATCCATGATGTTGCTCGTCCCAATTTCAAACAAAACGAACTTTACCAATTAGTGGAACAAACAAAAATCTTTGGTGGGGCATCCTTAGTATGTCCTGTAACAGAAAGTTTAGTGCGGGTGAAACTCCACCAAAACTATTCACAGGAACCATTAAAACGGGAAGAAGTCTATGCTGTGAAAACCCCTCAGGCAGTGGCTGGATTTATGCTAAAAGAACTTTTGATGGATTCGCTACCTAACAATTCCAAACACCACCCAACAGATTTATGCACTTGGATGGGAGAACGAAGGGTAGGGATAGTTGAAACTGATTTTCACAATACCAAAGTGACAAGCCCAGGTGATTTGGTCCTTGCTGATTCCCTCTATATAAACGATTAA
- a CDS encoding PilZ domain-containing protein: protein MTFRFFNYPIPVLLVTLGFFAVPFVIFFAIASLYDLDFDHVGMILTRIQPWQYVFSFLSAIIAYGLITKKKFGYYLFLCFTFLILTYNFWMVLSVSLGKKFFLAGIRIKTDDIVWNMGITTVLLAIAFYFLRREIAAPYLSTTRRGWRIKYRETHPIPFHWTNADGEREGDGLTINISKNGVLLPLTKHHFLNPGDPINLLLKLEKENREPASISVQGKVVRIDKESDGTEIAGVQLQFLIAQKEEKQIYDSFLHRVFAPRYPVSNPVQFFQSEDKTYNGTLLNVSLEGLYIESEVVLSASEYCRVKIQTRSGEIAVGGVVRWSNPQGKYGKPKGFGIQIDSIENKNLFRVWIWKQRFKLFHGR, encoded by the coding sequence GTGACATTTCGGTTCTTCAATTACCCTATTCCAGTTTTACTTGTAACTCTTGGTTTTTTTGCCGTACCATTTGTTATATTTTTTGCCATTGCGTCCCTTTATGATTTGGACTTCGATCATGTGGGTATGATCCTCACTCGAATCCAACCATGGCAGTATGTTTTTTCGTTTTTAAGTGCCATCATCGCTTATGGCCTCATCACCAAAAAGAAGTTTGGATATTACCTTTTCCTTTGTTTCACCTTCCTCATCCTCACCTATAATTTTTGGATGGTTCTATCCGTTTCCCTCGGGAAAAAATTCTTCCTCGCAGGCATTCGTATCAAAACTGACGACATTGTTTGGAATATGGGAATTACAACGGTTCTCCTAGCAATTGCCTTCTATTTTTTAAGAAGGGAAATTGCAGCTCCTTATTTAAGTACCACAAGAAGAGGATGGCGGATCAAATACCGCGAAACTCATCCTATTCCTTTCCATTGGACAAATGCAGACGGAGAAAGAGAAGGAGATGGGCTTACCATCAATATCTCCAAAAATGGCGTCTTACTTCCGTTAACCAAACATCATTTTTTAAACCCAGGGGATCCGATTAACCTACTTTTAAAATTAGAAAAGGAAAATAGAGAACCAGCTTCGATTTCAGTACAAGGAAAAGTGGTTCGCATCGATAAAGAATCGGATGGAACAGAAATTGCGGGTGTCCAATTACAATTTCTCATCGCACAAAAAGAAGAAAAACAAATTTACGATTCGTTTTTACATCGTGTTTTTGCTCCTCGTTACCCTGTTTCTAACCCAGTGCAATTTTTCCAATCTGAAGATAAAACTTATAATGGAACCCTACTCAATGTTTCGTTAGAAGGATTGTACATCGAATCGGAAGTTGTGTTATCTGCCTCCGAATATTGTCGTGTTAAAATCCAGACCCGTTCTGGTGAAATTGCCGTCGGTGGTGTAGTTAGGTGGTCTAATCCCCAAGGGAAATATGGAAAACCAAAGGGTTTTGGGATCCAGATTGATTCCATCGAAAATAAAAACCTATTCCGTGTTTGGATTTGGAAACAAAGGTTTAAATTATTCCACGGTAGGTAA
- a CDS encoding cyclic nucleotide-binding domain-containing protein, producing the protein MNILEFMQNISTQVYLRGDVIFREGDAHDGSMYCIMSGMFAVTKRMPDGSQEVIKGLGPGEFFGELSLITRRPRAMTISVVSANARVGILRDDQFEKLARINTHFLFQLTKSTVEKLHRAEARLAELDKMIEEIQKEETK; encoded by the coding sequence ATGAACATACTTGAATTTATGCAAAACATCTCCACACAAGTGTATCTGAGAGGAGATGTGATCTTTCGGGAAGGGGATGCTCATGACGGAAGTATGTACTGCATCATGAGTGGTATGTTCGCTGTCACCAAACGGATGCCAGATGGTTCACAAGAAGTGATCAAAGGGCTTGGTCCTGGTGAATTTTTTGGCGAACTTTCTCTCATCACAAGAAGGCCAAGGGCCATGACAATTAGTGTGGTATCTGCTAATGCAAGGGTTGGCATTTTGCGTGATGACCAATTCGAAAAACTGGCTCGTATCAATACTCATTTTTTATTCCAACTTACCAAAAGTACAGTCGAAAAACTCCACCGAGCAGAAGCGAGACTCGCTGAACTCGACAAAATGATCGAAGAAATCCAAAAGGAGGAAACCAAATGA